GATACTGGCCGTTCCGGGAGTCTACCTGTCCCACCCGGACCAGTATGCCCTGAACATCCTAAACATCATTCTGGGTGGCGGCATGAGCAGCCGCCTGTTCATGGAGATACGGGAGAAGCGCGGCCTGGCCTACGACGTCTATAGCTACAACAACCACCTCCTGGACACGGGGGCCTTCGCCGTCTTCGCGGGCGTTGACCCCAAGCGCATCGGAGACGCCCTGCAGGCCATTCTGCAGGAGCTGGCCCGCATCCGCGACGACGTGCGTGAGGAGGAGGTCCAAAAGGCGAAAGACCTGACGAAGGGCCGCATGCTCCTGCGGATGGAGGATACGCGAAGCGTCTCCTCATGGCTGGGTTCGCAGGAGGCCCTGTTGGGTCGCGTCAAGACGGTGGACGAGGCGGTGCAGCAGGTGGATGCTGTTCCGTTGGAGGATGTCCAACGGGTAGCCCGACAACTCCTGGTCCAGGACAAGCTCAATCTGGCCGTCGTCGGCCCGTACAAGAGCGACAAGCGGTTCCTCCCCCTCCTCAAGATGTAGGGCATCGCGTCGGCGCCAGCCCCACGGGAGCAAGACACCAGCCCCCGCTGCAAGCGGAACGCTGGTGTGCGGCAAAAGAGCGGCGGGTCCGCCGCTCTTTTATTTTGCCAGGCAGGGATATGCCCACAGCAAAAGAGACAGGGCAAACGCTCGTCCTCGCCTCGGCGTCACCCCGGCGCAAGGAGCTGCTGGCGCACTGGGGCGTGCCGTTCCACGTCGTCGCGCCGCATGTGGATGAGGAGGCCGTCCCGCCGGGCGCCACGCCTGAAGAGACGGCATGCCGCATCGCCCACGCCAAGGCCCGCGCGGTAGCGGAGCGTCATCCGCACGCGCTGGTCATAGGGGCGGACACAATCGTGGCGGACCGCTGGGGCATGCTGGGCAAGCCCCGCTCCGCCGACGACGCGCGCCGAATGCTGCGGCGTCTGCGGGCACGCCGTCATCGGGTCATCACAGGGGTCGCGCTGGTGCGACTGCACCCCAGGCTGGACGTGGTCAACCACGCCGTGAGCCATGTGACCATGCGCGCCTACACCGACGCCGAGATTGCGGCGTACGTCGCGTCCGGCGACCCGCTGGACAAGGCGGGCGCGTATGCCATTCAACACCCGATCTTCGCCCCCGCGTCCGCCGTAGTGGGCTGCTACTGCAACGTGGTGGGCCTCCCTTTATTGCACCTGTGCGCGTTGCTGCGGCAGGCGGGGTTCGCGCTTCCCCAGGCCAGCCCGGCCGCTCTCCCACGCGCGTGTGCCCGCTGCACGGACGCGGCTGGCGCAACAACGGGCTTCCGGTCTGACATACGGCGCCCGTCCTCGCTATAATGGGTTGAGCGCCAACGAACGGTTGAAGGGGCACGATCGTGGACTTCATGGGCATCGGGTGGATGGAGGTCCTCGTCATCCTCGTGGTGGCGCTCCTCGTGCTGGGCCCCGATAAGCTGCCGGATGTCGCCCGAAACGTCGGCAAGTCGGTGCGTGAGGTGCAGCAGGCGCTTCGTGAGACGACCCGCGTTCTCACGGAGGAGGAGCCGGAGGATGCCCGCAAGACGCGAGAGACCATAGCCGCGCAGCGCCAGAGCGCCCAGCTCCCGGCCGCGCCCGTCGCCAACGCCAGGCCCGCCGAGGGACAGGCGCCGCCGGCAGCCCCCGGGACAGCCCAGGCGCAGCAGCCGCAGCCCGTCAGCCAGGGCGAGCCCAGGCCGCAGCAGACCCCTCGCTAGGCGGAGATGATTTAAGCCGTGCCCGAAGACAGAAGCCTGACACTGACGGAGCACCTCCGCGAACTGCGCTCCCGCCTCATCAAGGTCGTCATCGCCCTGGGTGTGGCCACTCTCCTCGCCTTGATCTTCACCGACCGGATATTCCGCTTGCTCCTTGTGCCCGCGGGCGACATCAAGCTCGTTTTCATTGAAGTCACCGAAATGCTGGGCACCTACTTCAAGGTAGCCCTGCTTTCTGGCTTCGTCCTCGCTTTGCCTTTCATCCTGTACCAGGTGGTCATGTTCGTCGCGCCCGGCCTGAGGCCTCAGGAGCGCAGGTGGTTGTACATCTTCCTGCCCGCGGCGGTCGTCTCGTTCGTGATAGGCGCCCTCTTTTGCTACTTCCTCATGCTGCCCGCCGCCCTCAAATTCCTGCTCTCTTTTGGCGCCGACCTTGTCACTCCCCAGATACGAATAAGCAACTATGTTGACCTTGTCCTAGGCATGATGTTATGGGTGGGGATTGTATTTGAGACTCCGCTGGTCATGTACTTCCTGGCCCGTCTGGGCATCGTGACGCCCCAGGCGCTTGGGCGCTTCCGCAAGTTCTTCATCGTGCTTGCGTTCATCATAGCCGCCGTCATCACGCCCACGCCGGACCCCATCACCCAGACGCTGGTCGCCGTGGCGATGATTGCGCTCTACGAAGTCGGGGTGCTGCTGGCCCGCCTGGCGGCGCGGCAGCGCCGACGCGCCAGCGAGTCCGCCTCCTAGCGCTTTGACCGCTCAAGCGAGCGCCAGCTACAATAGGCCGGACGCGGGGAAGGCTATGGGCAAAACCCATGTATATCCGACTTCTGTCTCTATCCAACTTCCGTAACTACGCGGACCTGGAGATTGGGCTGCCTCCGGGCGTCTGCATCTTCTGGGGCGGCAACGGGCAGGGCAAGACGAACCTCCTGGAAGCCGCCTACTTCCTGGCGACCACCCGCTCCTTTCGGGCCGAGGCGGAGCGCGAGGTGGTGCGATGGGATGCGTGGACCGACCCCATTCCCGCGGGGCGCATCATGGGACAGATAGCAACGACTCGCGGCCCTACCACCATCGAGGTGGTGCTGCACGCGGCCCGACGGGAGGCGCCCCCAGCACCGGCGGAAGGCCAGCGGCCACTGGTGCAGAAGCGCGTCCGCGTGAACGGCCTGACCAAACGCGCCAGCGACGCCGTCGGCGAGCTCATCGCCGTGCTGTTCAGCGCCACGGAGATACATCTGGTGGACGGCTCGCCATCCGACAGGCGCCGCTATCTGGACACGGCGGCGAGCCAGGTTGACCGGCGCTACCGGCAGGTACTGGCCCGCTACAGCCAGGTGGTCGCGCAGCGCAACAGCCTGCTGAAGGCGGTGCAGGAGGGACGCGCCCGGCGCGAGGAGCTTGCTTTCTGGGACGACGAGATGGTGCAGCAGGGAGCGGCCCTGATGCTGATGCGCCGCGACCTCGTAGCCGAGGTCAGCCCCCGGGCGCGGGAGGTCCACGCGCATCTGACCGAGGGGCGGGAAGACCTGGACGCGGAGTACCGGCCCGCCCTTCCGCTGCCCACTGTACCCAGCGCAGCGTCCGTGGCAGCGGCCTTCCGTCGCGCCCTGGCGGAAGGCGTGGCGCGGGACATCGCGGCGGGCATGTCGCTCGTCGGGCCGCACAGGGACGATCTCTCCTTTCTTGTGGAGGGCGTGGACATGGCCATGTACGGCTCCCGGGGCCAACAGCGGACCATCGCCCTGAGCATGAAGCTGGCGGAGGCTGCGTTCATGGAGGCGCGCCG
Above is a genomic segment from Dehalococcoidia bacterium containing:
- a CDS encoding Maf family protein, translated to MPTAKETGQTLVLASASPRRKELLAHWGVPFHVVAPHVDEEAVPPGATPEETACRIAHAKARAVAERHPHALVIGADTIVADRWGMLGKPRSADDARRMLRRLRARRHRVITGVALVRLHPRLDVVNHAVSHVTMRAYTDAEIAAYVASGDPLDKAGAYAIQHPIFAPASAVVGCYCNVVGLPLLHLCALLRQAGFALPQASPAALPRACARCTDAAGATTGFRSDIRRPSSL
- the tatB gene encoding Sec-independent protein translocase protein TatB; translation: MGIGWMEVLVILVVALLVLGPDKLPDVARNVGKSVREVQQALRETTRVLTEEEPEDARKTRETIAAQRQSAQLPAAPVANARPAEGQAPPAAPGTAQAQQPQPVSQGEPRPQQTPR
- the tatC gene encoding twin-arginine translocase subunit TatC → MPEDRSLTLTEHLRELRSRLIKVVIALGVATLLALIFTDRIFRLLLVPAGDIKLVFIEVTEMLGTYFKVALLSGFVLALPFILYQVVMFVAPGLRPQERRWLYIFLPAAVVSFVIGALFCYFLMLPAALKFLLSFGADLVTPQIRISNYVDLVLGMMLWVGIVFETPLVMYFLARLGIVTPQALGRFRKFFIVLAFIIAAVITPTPDPITQTLVAVAMIALYEVGVLLARLAARQRRRASESAS
- the recF gene encoding DNA replication/repair protein RecF; this encodes MYIRLLSLSNFRNYADLEIGLPPGVCIFWGGNGQGKTNLLEAAYFLATTRSFRAEAEREVVRWDAWTDPIPAGRIMGQIATTRGPTTIEVVLHAARREAPPAPAEGQRPLVQKRVRVNGLTKRASDAVGELIAVLFSATEIHLVDGSPSDRRRYLDTAASQVDRRYRQVLARYSQVVAQRNSLLKAVQEGRARREELAFWDDEMVQQGAALMLMRRDLVAEVSPRAREVHAHLTEGREDLDAEYRPALPLPTVPSAASVAAAFRRALAEGVARDIAAGMSLVGPHRDDLSFLVEGVDMAMYGSRGQQRTIALSMKLAEAAFMEARRSDKPVLILDDVFSELDTPRRRQLMSAMGRFEQVLITCTDMDPFDDAFLERATVYWVQDGRVEAQRLPAEVRERSP